In bacterium, one genomic interval encodes:
- a CDS encoding vitamin-B12 independent methionine synthase, translated as MFTVTQVGSWPRSPALLRALREKQAGRLARADFERLADTEVRRCVEAQIAAGVDLLVDGEQRRDNFYSFITDKLDGTRLMSLADMLDTVEDKSSFEEMLATLDVPASAIKNPTCVGRLSRREPLAVNELR; from the coding sequence ATGTTCACGGTGACCCAGGTCGGCAGCTGGCCGCGCTCGCCCGCGCTGCTGCGCGCGCTGCGCGAGAAGCAGGCCGGCCGCCTCGCGCGCGCCGACTTCGAGCGCCTCGCCGACACCGAAGTGCGCCGCTGCGTCGAGGCGCAGATCGCCGCCGGCGTGGACCTGCTCGTCGACGGCGAGCAGCGCCGCGACAACTTCTACTCCTTCATCACCGACAAGCTGGACGGCACGCGTCTGATGTCACTGGCCGACATGCTCGACACCGTGGAAGACAAGTCCAGCTTCGAGGAGATGCTCGCCACGCTCGACGTGCCGGCCTCGGCGATCAAGAACCCCACATGCGTGGGTCGGCTCTCTCGGCGCGAACCGCTGGCCGTGAACGAGCTGCGCTT